The stretch of DNA CTGTCCCTATATATCTTTCCGCACTGCTCATTTTTTTGTATACTTTTCCTATATCTGGTTGACTGGCATACAGTATGCCAGAGATGCCTTTTGCAATACCTTGGTGCACACCAAGGTCTATAGGTTCATAGTTTCGTATATCTACCAAACCCTCATCGGTCACAGGACCTGGTATCACACGGTCAGTACCTTCACTACGATGATAGACGATCAAGTCAGGTGTATCATCATCATTAAATTTCGAGATCACCAAACGAGGAACGTTAAGTACACCTCCCCTCCCCGTCAACGGTTTGTAAAATACGACCTGTGATTCTGTGTCTACATCATGAACACCAGACATCAGCCCTGACGAACCACCATTTATCACATGTACAAAGTCCGTACACCAGCCACTGCTGTAATGCCGTGAACTGTAACTGCTACCGATCACTATATCATTAATACCATCACCAGTCACATCACCAACTACTACATCACTAAAACCATAATAGGTACCGTCGTGACCAACGAATACAGAACCATAATCAAATTCATTTGGGTCCGACAAGGTGACAACCGATGGCAAACTGGAACCTCCACGTATCATCCACACACCGGACCGTGGCGCTACGGTGATCAGGAACAATTCGTCCGCACCGTCACCGTCATAATCGTAAACCTTGGCCCATAACGGACCCATGTACGTGATCACTACTGAAGGTTCCATAGCCGAATCTTCTGAAAGATTAAAGGGACCATAATAAATATCACATTCGCTTTCTCCGCTTCCTGATAGTACCACCAAATCACGGACACCGTCACCGTTGAAATCACCGCTGTAAACGACCGGCAGGTATCTCATCACAGGCATACGAACACTGTTTACGGATGATATATCTATTCCCTCTACATAATTTGGCCGTGTCCCGTTGACTGCTGCAACCATCAACATAACGATACAAACCACACCAAGCACATACTTTCTCATGATTAATTTTCAAATGGTTAATTTTTAAAAGCTAAGCATTAGCTTCGTCATATTTGCGATTGTGAATAAAAATCCGAATAACTCGATACGAAGAATTAAGTTTTCTGCCGAACTATCGACCTACTTTATCCCTCATTCTCATTATCCCCTTTCTCATATTCTTACACTTCTCCCCTTACCTCATCTTCAACACGGTGGATTAATCTTTAAAGAATTATTCACAAAGGCACGTCATATTTCATCTTTTGAGGATGGTACAGACCTCCGGAGTACAATGAGATAACAAACCAGAACCATTAAATATATCTTAATACCACATATAACCATGAAGACGAAACACGGTTCTCCAGGAGTCAGAAGGGAGTCGGTAAAACCGGAAGGAAACGCGTTTCGTTCACGTATGCCTTTAGAGGATTCGCAACTGTCCGAGAGGTTGAAACGGATCTACGAATCTGAGAAAAGAGATTTTATATACTCAGTTTTCTTACGTGTCAAAAGAAACGTTGAAGAAAAGTATCTCATGGAACCGAAAGGTCTTCCTCACGAGTTCTATTCATTGGCAACGGTCAAGTTCAGACATAGTTATTGGAAAGGGTTTAATCCTTTACGCATAGACCATCTGGATAAGGCGTTGAAGATGCTCGAAGAGAAGGGTGCGCATGAACTCTCTTTCCACGACTTGTGGCGGTTGTACCGTATGTTGGGTGTACCGGATGAGTCGGCTGTTGATAAGATCAGAAAGAACGGGTTGGACTGGTACGTAGACCAGGTCAACAGCAAAGCGGTGCATTGGGCGACAACCGAAGACGGATACGTTGGAAGATACATCTACAGAAAATGGGACTGCTACGATTTTTTGACGGCGTTGTTGTTTGCCGTTGAACACGATTATTCCAAAGCTATCGATGTGCGAGATAGTGGTTTGTGGAAGACGACAGATTCCATATTCAACTATGGATACGACTGGTTTCATGCGTCTTTCGGTCCGGAACCGTGGGCCGGGTTGAAGGAAGGTATGATTCTTTATGCTAAGAAGTGTTCCCCCATCTCACGTACCCGTGACCACTGGGGCATAGTAGTCCGTATGGAGAACGGACTGTTTGTTATGCACAGAACTGGTCAACCGTATCCGCAGATCGATGAACTACGTTTCTTCTACAGATACTCTAACAGGAAAGAGGAGAAACCTGTCCATGTTTACTATCCTAACGTATGAATTCTACCAGAGAACGCCGGTTAGATAGAGCACGGTCGGTACGATGAGGCTTCCCATGAGATGTATCCTTCTTACACCCAGGCTTAATGTGATTAATCCCAAGAGGCATGCACTGGTCAGAAGGATCAACCCCATCAATCCGGACACCAGAGCCACTATCGTTACGAGGTATAATATGATCACGGTGTTAAGTTTACTGAGGGTAAGTTTGATCTTCATTTTCGATATCGTGTAGAGGATGACCAGACCTATGAAGATTCCGCAGACCAGGAGTAGGATGTCAACAACCGGTTCCGTTATACTGATCTTTGTGAACGACCCGATCCGATTCTTCCCCACCTCTGTTTTCATCGGTATTCCAAATACCACCTTGCTTATACCCAACGAGGTGAGAAATCCCAGATAAAGCACATCATTACTCAGAAACGGAGCAAAGAATACCGCCATCTGACCACCCGTTGCTATGCCCGGCAGCAGGTCGGCAACAAATCCTGCACCGACCCCCAACACCGCTAACCATAGGTGGACGTTTACTGGCGACCGTGACGGTTTGATTTCTACCTGTTCACCCGATAGAATGAGCATGGGCAGTGCGAACATACCGACAAACATCGGAAACAGGGGTTCTTTTATCGGCAGCACAGATGTTAACGTTCCCAACAACCCTGCCGCCAGAAAAACCATCGTCGATTTTAATATCTTGTTGAATTCTCTATCGACCGTTATCATATAGACTGTAGCGCCCAAGAGTATGTATATCAGGAACGGACGTAGGACAACGTATATCTTTTTGTACCATGCAAACGCGACGGGCAGGGTCAGTAACGTAATCACAACCGCTACAACACCGTAAGCAACAACCGTTCTGATCGCAACGTTTCCTTTACCTCTTTTGACAAGGCGTTGACCGGGTAACATCGATACAACGAGGTTTTCATCCGGTACACCTAACACGATCGATGGGAAGAACGAGAGCACGGTATATATTCCGGTAACGAGCATTGTTGCAGTTTCGAGCGAACCGTTAGACATCAGGTCTGCCAGGATTTCCGAGACCGTGTTAACGTGTAATCCCGGAACGAGCCCGGTAAATACACCCACAACTATCCCTATGATCACAGATAGAAAATCCATGTTACCACGGATTGTAATATTCGATACTGTCTGCTATCACATACCCTTTTCTGACCGTACCTTTGACGATCACCGTGTCGCCTTTGTCGATATACCTTTTGTTTCTCTTTGTTGTGTACACCTTAATACAATCATCACTGTTACACACTTTGAACATTATCCTATCTGTTCGTTCTTTTCTGAGTTCGACAGTCCCGGTGAACATAACCTTTGTTCCGTACGACATGGTGTTGAGATGCGATATCTCTGCATATTCGGGCGGTAATGCTGACGAAAGGAGGAAGAGGATCAACAGCGATAGAACGAACGACATCACAAGTAGTAGGACGAACTGTTTATCGTTAATCTTCATCGAACCACCTTTTCATCTATTCTATCAGATCTTCGAAAGAGAAGAGTTCTAAAGCGGTCCGTTTATTTATCGAATAGGATTTCTCATTTTCGGTGAGCAGATGGATAGGTATGAACCTCCAACCCAACCTCGGGATCCGCCAGGCTATCATCGTCGTTATCCCTGTGATGTCCTCCCATTTTTTTAGGTTATCTATCTGGGTACGCGGGATCTGAAGGTTTTCCCTGTCCCATGCTTTGCATTCGAAACAGTACTGTTTCCCCTTGCGAAAAACCAGTATATCGGGTGTGTCGTGGTTTCCGGAACCCGCTGCTCGGATCACACGAAACCCGTGTTCTATAAACATCTTGGTAAGTTCCCTTTCCGCTCTCGAACCCTTCGAATACCTCTTCATCTTCTCACCCGACGGAAAACCAAGATCAGAATCAACAATCCTATTCCAACAAACAACAGGGTCAACCCGACCTTTTGAATCATGTTCGGTCCTCCATGCTCTCTTTCACCGGTCACGAGGAACGTTAACGTTTTGTTTGTCACGGTTTCAGCTTTGTTCGAACCCGGCGATTTGTTAACGCCGGTTTTGTTGAGGTTGTCCGTTTCGTTAACCAAGAGTCCTGTTTCGTTATGGGTTGTTCCGACCTCTATCCCGGTCATGTTAAAACTTATGTTAACCATCTTCACACCTGAGAAAGTAACGTTTTTAGCGTACTCCTCACCGTCGATGAACATCAGTTGATACTCGCC from Candidatus Micrarchaeota archaeon encodes:
- a CDS encoding tripartite tricarboxylate transporter permease, whose amino-acid sequence is MDFLSVIIGIVVGVFTGLVPGLHVNTVSEILADLMSNGSLETATMLVTGIYTVLSFFPSIVLGVPDENLVVSMLPGQRLVKRGKGNVAIRTVVAYGVVAVVITLLTLPVAFAWYKKIYVVLRPFLIYILLGATVYMITVDREFNKILKSTMVFLAAGLLGTLTSVLPIKEPLFPMFVGMFALPMLILSGEQVEIKPSRSPVNVHLWLAVLGVGAGFVADLLPGIATGGQMAVFFAPFLSNDVLYLGFLTSLGISKVVFGIPMKTEVGKNRIGSFTKISITEPVVDILLLVCGIFIGLVILYTISKMKIKLTLSKLNTVIILYLVTIVALVSGLMGLILLTSACLLGLITLSLGVRRIHLMGSLIVPTVLYLTGVLW